From Lagenorhynchus albirostris chromosome 10, mLagAlb1.1, whole genome shotgun sequence, the proteins below share one genomic window:
- the USP19 gene encoding ubiquitin carboxyl-terminal hydrolase 19 isoform X5 — translation MSGGASTTGPRRGPPGLEEATSKKKQKDPANQENKDGDPRRGGSAFTREEPTKDELLLDWRQSADEVFVKLRVGAGPLRLEEVDAAFTDTDCVVRLPGGRQWGGVFYAEIESSCTKVQARKGGLLQLSLPKKVPLLTWPSLLKKPLGTQELVPGLRCQENGQEPSPVALEPGPEPRRAKQEARNQKRAQGRGEVGAGAGPGAQAGPSAKRAVHLHRGPEGEGSRDGPGPRGDAPQFLAEPATQAEAEEQLRVPPLNPQTCLLGSEENLALLTGKKAVAPRNDPVSPVMARSRDSEKDDRSKEEMAVAADAAALVDGKEPKSMVNLAFVKNDSYEKGPDSVVVHVYVKEICRDTSRVLFREQDFTLIFQTRDGNFLRPHPGCGPHTIFRWQVKLRNLIEPEQCTFCFTASRIDICLRKRQSQRWGGLEAPAARVGGAKVAVPTGPTPLDSTPPGGTPHPLTGQEEARAVEKEKPKARSEDTGLDGVAARTPMEHVAPKPEPHLASPKPTCMVPPMPHSPVSGDSVEEEEEEEKKVCLPGFTGLVNLGNTCFMNSVIQSLSNTRELRDFFHDRSFEAEINYNNPLGTGGRLAIGFAVLLRALWKGTHHAFQPSKLKAIVASKASQFTGYAQHDAQEFMAFLLDGLHEDLNRIQNKPYTETVDSDGRPDEVVAEEAWQRHKMRNDSFIVDLFQGQYKSKLVCPVCAKVSITFDPFLYLPVPLPQKQKVLPIFYFAREPHSKPVKFLVSISKENSSASEVLDSLSQSVHVKPENLRLAEVIKNRFHRVFLPSHSLDTVSPSDTLLCFELLSPELAKERVVVLEVQQRPQVPSVPISKCAACQRKQQSEDEKLKRCTRCYRVGYCNQLCQKTHWPDHKGLCRPENIGYPFLVSVPASRLTYARLAQLLEGYARYSVSVFQPPFQPGRMALESQGPGCNTLLSTSSLEAGDNDRDPVQPPELQMVTPVAEGDTGVPRAWASPDRGPVPSTSGVSSEMLASGPIEVGSLPAGERVSRPEAAVPGYQHPSEAMNSHTPQFFIYRIDASNREQRLEDKGDTPLELGDDCSLALVWRNNERLQEFVLVASKELECAEDPGSAGEAARAGHFTLDQCLNLFTRPEVLAPEEAWYCPQCKQHREASKQLLLWRLPNVLIVQLKRFSFRSFIWRDKINDLVEFPVRNLDLSKFCIGQKEEQLPSYDLYAVINHYGGMIGGHYTACARLPNDRSSQRSDVGWRLFDDSTVTTVDESQVVTRYAYVLFYRRRNSPVERPPRAGHSEHHPDLGPAAESAASQGLGPGQAPDVAPTRTAPERFAPPVDRPAPTYSNMEEVD, via the exons ATGTCTGGTGGGGCCAGCACCACAGGCCCAAGGAGAGGGCCCCCAGGACTGGAGGAGGCCACCAGTAAGAAGAAGCAGAAGGATCCAGCAAACCAGGAGAACAAGGATGGAGATCCTAGGAGAGGTG GGTCAGCATTCACTCGGGAGGAGCCGACCAAAGACG AGTTGTTGCTTGATTGGAGGCAGAGTGCTGATGAGGTGTTTGTCAAGCTGCGTGTGGGAGCCGGTCCCCTGCGGCTGGAGGAGGTAGATGCTGCCTTCACAGACACAGACTGTGTGGTGCGGCTTCCAG GTGGTCGGCAGTGGGGTGGTGTTTTCTATGCTGAGATAGAAAGTTCTTGCACCAAAGTGCAGGCTCGCAAAGGTGGCCTCCTGCAGCTGTCACTGCCCAAGAAGGTGCCTCTGCTCACGTGGCCCTCTCTCCTG AAGAAACCTCTTGGGACCCAGGAGTTGGTGCCAGGGCTGCGGTGCCAGGAGAATGGGCAGGAGCCGTCTCCTGTTGCCCTGGAGCCAGGCCCTGAGCCCCGCCGGGCTAAGCAGGAGGCCCGGAACCAGAAGCGGGCCCAGGGCCGTGGTGAGGTAGGCGCAGGGGCTGGCCCTGGGGCCCAAGCAGGGCCCAGTGCCAAGAGGGCTGTGCATCTCCACAGAGGGCCGGAGGGGGAAGGGTCCAGAGATGGCCCTGGACCCCGGGGTGATGCCCCCCAATTCCTGGCTGAGCCGGCCACCCAG GCTGAGGCTGAGGAACAGCTCCGTGTACCACCACTGAACCCCCAGACCTGCCTCCTGGGCTCAGAGGAGAATCTAGCACTTTTGACAGGAAAGAAGGCAGTAGCCCCCAGGAATGACCCAGTGTCCCCAGTCATGGCCCGGAGCAGAGACTCTGAGAAAGATGATCGTTCCAAAGAGGAGATGGCAGTGGCAGCAGATGCTGCAGCCTTGGTGGATGGtaaag AGCCCAAGTCCATGGTGAACCTGGCATTTGTCAAGAATGACTCGTATGAGAAGGGGCCGGACTCAGTGGTGGTGCACGTGTACGTGAAGGAAATCTGCAGGGACACATCTCGAGTGCTTTTCCGCGAGCAGGACTTCACGCTTATCTTCCAGaccag GGACGGAAACTTCCTGAGACCGCATCCGGGCTGTGGGCCCCACACCATCTTCCGTTGGCAGGTGAAGCTCAG GAACCTGATCGAGCCAGAGCAGTGCACCTTCTGCTTCACGGCCTCTCGCATCGACATCTGCCTCCGCAAGCGGCAGAGTCAGCGCTGGGGGGGTCTGGAGGCCCCAGCTGCACGAG TGGGTGGTGCAAAGGTAGCCGTGCCGACAGGTCCAACCCCTCTGGATTCAACCCCACCGGGAGgtaccccccaccccctgacaGGCCAGGAGGAAGCCCGGGCTGTGGAGAAGGAGAAACCCAAGGCTCGATCTGAGGACACAGGCCTAGATGGTGTGGCAGCCCGCACCCCCATGGAGCATGTAGCCCCAAAGCCAGAGCCACACCTGGCATCG CCCAAGCCCACATGTATGGTGCCTCCAATGCCCCACAGCCCGGTGAGTGGAGACAgcgtggaggaagaggaggaggaagagaagaaggtgTGTCTGCCGGGCTTCACTGGCCTTGTCAATCTAGGCAACACCTGTTTCATGAACAGCGTCATCCAGTCTCTGTCCAATACTCGGGAGCTGCGGGACTTCTTCCACG ACCGCTCCTTTGAGGCCGAGATCAACTACAACAACCCACTGGGGACTGGTGGGCGTCTGGCCATCGGCTTTGCTGTGCTGCTCCGGGCGCTGTGGAAGGGAACCCACCATGCCTTCCAGCCCTCCAAGTTGAAG GCCATTGTGGCGAGCAAGGCCAGCCAGTTCACAGGCTATGCACAGCACGATGCCCAGGAGTTCATGGCTTTCCTGCTGGATGGACTGCACGAGGACTTGAACCGTATTCAGAATAAGCCCTACACGGAGACCGTGGACTCAGATGGGCGACCTGATGAG GTGGTAGCTGAGGAAGCCTGGCAGCGGCACAAGATGAGGAATGACTCTTTCATCGTGGACCTATTTCAGGGACAGTACAAGTCGAAGCTGGTGTGCCCCGTGTGCGCAAAG GTCTCCATCACTTTTGACCCGTTCCTGTACCTGCCGGTGCCCTTGCCACAGAAGCAAAAGGTTCTCCCCATCTTCTATTTTGCCCGGGAGCCCCACAGCAAGCCCGTCAAG TTTCTGGTGAGCATCAGCAAGGAGAACTCCAGTGCAAGTGAAGTGTTGGACTCCCTGTCTCAGAGTGTCCACGTGAAGCCTGAGAACCTGCGTCTGGCTGAG GTGATTAAGAATCGCTTCCACCGTGTGTTTTTGCCCTCCCACTCACTGGACACTGTGTCACCTTCCGACACACTCCTCTGCTTCGAGCTCCTATCCCCAGAGTTGGCTAAGGAGCGGGTGGTGGTGCTAGAGGTGCAGCAG CGCCCCCAGGTGCCCAGCGTCCCCATCTCCAAGTGTGCAGCCTGCCAGCGGAAGCAGCAGTCAGAGGATGAGAAGCTGAAGCGCTGTACCCGTTGCTACCGCGTGGGCTACTGCAACCA gCTCTGTCAGAAAACCCACTGGCCTGACCATAAGGGCCTCTGCCGCCCTGAGAACATTGGCTACCCCTTCCTGGTCAGTGTACCTGCCTCACGCCTCACTTATGCCCGTCTTGCTCAGCTGCTAGAGGGATATGCCCG GTACTCTGTGAGTGTGTTCCAGCCACCCTTCCAGCCTGGCCGCATGGCCTTGGAGTCCCAGGGCCCTGGCTGCAACACACTGCTGTCCACTAGCTCCCTGGAGGCTGGGGACAATGACAGGGACCCTGTTCAGCCACCGGAGCTCCAGATGGTGACCCCTGTGGCTGAGGGGGACACAGGGGTCCCCCGGGCCTGGGCATCCCCTGATCGGGGCCCTGTGCCCAGCACCAGTGGAGTTTCTTCTGAGATGCTGGCCAGCGGGCCCATTGAAGTTGGCTCCTTGCCTGCTGGTGAGAGGGTGTCCCGGCCTGAAG CTGCTGTGCCCGGGTACCAACACCCAAGTGAAGCCATGAATTCCCACACACCCCAGTTCTTTATCTATAGAATTGATGCATCCAACCGAGAGCAGCGGCTAGAGGACAAAG GAGACACCCCACTAGAGCTGGGTGATGACTGCAGCCTGGCTCTAGTCTGGCGGAACAATGAGCGCCTGCAGGAGTTTGTGTTGGTAGCCTCCAAGGAGCTGGAATGTGCTGAGGATCCAGGCTCTGCTGGTGAGGCTGCCCGTGCTGGCCACTTCACTCTGGACCAGTGTCTGAACCTCTTTACGCGGCCTGAGGTGCTGGCACCTGAGGAGGCTTG GTACTGCCCGCAGTGCAAACAACACCGCGAGGCCTCCAAGCAGCTGTTGTTGTGGCGCCTGCCGAATGTGCTCATCGTGCAGCTCAAGCGCTTCTCCTTTCGCAGTTTCATCTGGCGTGACAAGATCAATGACTTGGTGGAGTTCCCTGTTCG GAACCTGGACCTGAGCAAGTTCTGTATCGGTCAGAAAGAGGAGCAGCTGCCCAGCTATGACCTGTACGCTGTCATCAACCACTATGGAGGCATGATCGGTGGCCACTACACTGCCTGTGCACGCCTGCCCAATGATCGCAGCAGCCAGCGCAGCGACGTGG GCTGGCGCTTGTTTGATGACAGCACGGTGACAACGGTAGACGAGAGCCAGGTCGTGACGCGTTATGCCTATGTACTCTTCTACCGCCGGCGGAACTCTCCTGTGGAGAGGCCCCCCCGGGCAGGTCACTCTGAACACCACCCAGACCTAGGCCCTGCAGCTGAGTCTGCTGCCAGCCAG GGACTAGGCCCTGGCCAGGCCCCTGACGTGGCCCCCACGCGGACAGCCCCTGAACGCTTCGCCCCCCCTGTGGACCGCCCAGCCCCCACCTACAGCAACATGGAGGAGGTCGATTAG
- the USP19 gene encoding ubiquitin carboxyl-terminal hydrolase 19 isoform X10, which produces MSGGASTTGPRRGPPGLEEATSKKKQKDPANQENKDGDPRRGGSAFTREEPTKDELLLDWRQSADEVFVKLRVGAGPLRLEEVDAAFTDTDCVVRLPGGRQWGGVFYAEIESSCTKVQARKGGLLQLSLPKKVPLLTWPSLLKKPLGTQELVPGLRCQENGQEPSPVALEPGPEPRRAKQEARNQKRAQGRGEVGAGAGPGAQAGPSAKRAVHLHRGPEGEGSRDGPGPRGDAPQFLAEPATQAEAEEQLRVPPLNPQTCLLGSEENLALLTGKKAVAPRNDPVSPVMARSRDSEKDDRSKEEMAVAADAAALVDEPKSMVNLAFVKNDSYEKGPDSVVVHVYVKEICRDTSRVLFREQDFTLIFQTRDGNFLRPHPGCGPHTIFRWQVKLRNLIEPEQCTFCFTASRIDICLRKRQSQRWGGLEAPAARVGGAKVAVPTGPTPLDSTPPGGTPHPLTGQEEARAVEKEKPKARSEDTGLDGVAARTPMEHVAPKPEPHLASPKPTCMVPPMPHSPVSGDSVEEEEEEEKKVCLPGFTGLVNLGNTCFMNSVIQSLSNTRELRDFFHDRSFEAEINYNNPLGTGGRLAIGFAVLLRALWKGTHHAFQPSKLKAIVASKASQFTGYAQHDAQEFMAFLLDGLHEDLNRIQNKPYTETVDSDGRPDEVRVGGGGGHVSCTSPSPGLLGSHHSAPQVVAEEAWQRHKMRNDSFIVDLFQGQYKSKLVCPVCAKVSITFDPFLYLPVPLPQKQKVLPIFYFAREPHSKPVKFLVSISKENSSASEVLDSLSQSVHVKPENLRLAEVIKNRFHRVFLPSHSLDTVSPSDTLLCFELLSPELAKERVVVLEVQQRPQVPSVPISKCAACQRKQQSEDEKLKRCTRCYRVGYCNQLCQKTHWPDHKGLCRPENIGYPFLVSVPASRLTYARLAQLLEGYARYSVSVFQPPFQPGRMALESQGPGCNTLLSTSSLEAGDNDRDPVQPPELQMVTPVAEGDTGVPRAWASPDRGPVPSTSGVSSEMLASGPIEVGSLPAGERVSRPEAAVPGYQHPSEAMNSHTPQFFIYRIDASNREQRLEDKGDTPLELGDDCSLALVWRNNERLQEFVLVASKELECAEDPGSAGEAARAGHFTLDQCLNLFTRPEVLAPEEAWYCPQCKQHREASKQLLLWRLPNVLIVQLKRFSFRSFIWRDKINDLVEFPVRNLDLSKFCIGQKEEQLPSYDLYAVINHYGGMIGGHYTACARLPNDRSSQRSDVGWRLFDDSTVTTVDESQVVTRYAYVLFYRRRNSPVERPPRAGHSEHHPDLGPAAESAASQGLGPGQAPDVAPTRTAPERFAPPVDRPAPTYSNMEEVD; this is translated from the exons ATGTCTGGTGGGGCCAGCACCACAGGCCCAAGGAGAGGGCCCCCAGGACTGGAGGAGGCCACCAGTAAGAAGAAGCAGAAGGATCCAGCAAACCAGGAGAACAAGGATGGAGATCCTAGGAGAGGTG GGTCAGCATTCACTCGGGAGGAGCCGACCAAAGACG AGTTGTTGCTTGATTGGAGGCAGAGTGCTGATGAGGTGTTTGTCAAGCTGCGTGTGGGAGCCGGTCCCCTGCGGCTGGAGGAGGTAGATGCTGCCTTCACAGACACAGACTGTGTGGTGCGGCTTCCAG GTGGTCGGCAGTGGGGTGGTGTTTTCTATGCTGAGATAGAAAGTTCTTGCACCAAAGTGCAGGCTCGCAAAGGTGGCCTCCTGCAGCTGTCACTGCCCAAGAAGGTGCCTCTGCTCACGTGGCCCTCTCTCCTG AAGAAACCTCTTGGGACCCAGGAGTTGGTGCCAGGGCTGCGGTGCCAGGAGAATGGGCAGGAGCCGTCTCCTGTTGCCCTGGAGCCAGGCCCTGAGCCCCGCCGGGCTAAGCAGGAGGCCCGGAACCAGAAGCGGGCCCAGGGCCGTGGTGAGGTAGGCGCAGGGGCTGGCCCTGGGGCCCAAGCAGGGCCCAGTGCCAAGAGGGCTGTGCATCTCCACAGAGGGCCGGAGGGGGAAGGGTCCAGAGATGGCCCTGGACCCCGGGGTGATGCCCCCCAATTCCTGGCTGAGCCGGCCACCCAG GCTGAGGCTGAGGAACAGCTCCGTGTACCACCACTGAACCCCCAGACCTGCCTCCTGGGCTCAGAGGAGAATCTAGCACTTTTGACAGGAAAGAAGGCAGTAGCCCCCAGGAATGACCCAGTGTCCCCAGTCATGGCCCGGAGCAGAGACTCTGAGAAAGATGATCGTTCCAAAGAGGAGATGGCAGTGGCAGCAGATGCTGCAGCCTTGGTGGATG AGCCCAAGTCCATGGTGAACCTGGCATTTGTCAAGAATGACTCGTATGAGAAGGGGCCGGACTCAGTGGTGGTGCACGTGTACGTGAAGGAAATCTGCAGGGACACATCTCGAGTGCTTTTCCGCGAGCAGGACTTCACGCTTATCTTCCAGaccag GGACGGAAACTTCCTGAGACCGCATCCGGGCTGTGGGCCCCACACCATCTTCCGTTGGCAGGTGAAGCTCAG GAACCTGATCGAGCCAGAGCAGTGCACCTTCTGCTTCACGGCCTCTCGCATCGACATCTGCCTCCGCAAGCGGCAGAGTCAGCGCTGGGGGGGTCTGGAGGCCCCAGCTGCACGAG TGGGTGGTGCAAAGGTAGCCGTGCCGACAGGTCCAACCCCTCTGGATTCAACCCCACCGGGAGgtaccccccaccccctgacaGGCCAGGAGGAAGCCCGGGCTGTGGAGAAGGAGAAACCCAAGGCTCGATCTGAGGACACAGGCCTAGATGGTGTGGCAGCCCGCACCCCCATGGAGCATGTAGCCCCAAAGCCAGAGCCACACCTGGCATCG CCCAAGCCCACATGTATGGTGCCTCCAATGCCCCACAGCCCGGTGAGTGGAGACAgcgtggaggaagaggaggaggaagagaagaaggtgTGTCTGCCGGGCTTCACTGGCCTTGTCAATCTAGGCAACACCTGTTTCATGAACAGCGTCATCCAGTCTCTGTCCAATACTCGGGAGCTGCGGGACTTCTTCCACG ACCGCTCCTTTGAGGCCGAGATCAACTACAACAACCCACTGGGGACTGGTGGGCGTCTGGCCATCGGCTTTGCTGTGCTGCTCCGGGCGCTGTGGAAGGGAACCCACCATGCCTTCCAGCCCTCCAAGTTGAAG GCCATTGTGGCGAGCAAGGCCAGCCAGTTCACAGGCTATGCACAGCACGATGCCCAGGAGTTCATGGCTTTCCTGCTGGATGGACTGCACGAGGACTTGAACCGTATTCAGAATAAGCCCTACACGGAGACCGTGGACTCAGATGGGCGACCTGATGAGGTCAGAGTTGGGGGCGGAGGTGGGCATGTCTCATGCACGTCCCCGTCCCCAGGTCTCCTCGGTTCTCACCACTCTGCTCCTCAGGTGGTAGCTGAGGAAGCCTGGCAGCGGCACAAGATGAGGAATGACTCTTTCATCGTGGACCTATTTCAGGGACAGTACAAGTCGAAGCTGGTGTGCCCCGTGTGCGCAAAG GTCTCCATCACTTTTGACCCGTTCCTGTACCTGCCGGTGCCCTTGCCACAGAAGCAAAAGGTTCTCCCCATCTTCTATTTTGCCCGGGAGCCCCACAGCAAGCCCGTCAAG TTTCTGGTGAGCATCAGCAAGGAGAACTCCAGTGCAAGTGAAGTGTTGGACTCCCTGTCTCAGAGTGTCCACGTGAAGCCTGAGAACCTGCGTCTGGCTGAG GTGATTAAGAATCGCTTCCACCGTGTGTTTTTGCCCTCCCACTCACTGGACACTGTGTCACCTTCCGACACACTCCTCTGCTTCGAGCTCCTATCCCCAGAGTTGGCTAAGGAGCGGGTGGTGGTGCTAGAGGTGCAGCAG CGCCCCCAGGTGCCCAGCGTCCCCATCTCCAAGTGTGCAGCCTGCCAGCGGAAGCAGCAGTCAGAGGATGAGAAGCTGAAGCGCTGTACCCGTTGCTACCGCGTGGGCTACTGCAACCA gCTCTGTCAGAAAACCCACTGGCCTGACCATAAGGGCCTCTGCCGCCCTGAGAACATTGGCTACCCCTTCCTGGTCAGTGTACCTGCCTCACGCCTCACTTATGCCCGTCTTGCTCAGCTGCTAGAGGGATATGCCCG GTACTCTGTGAGTGTGTTCCAGCCACCCTTCCAGCCTGGCCGCATGGCCTTGGAGTCCCAGGGCCCTGGCTGCAACACACTGCTGTCCACTAGCTCCCTGGAGGCTGGGGACAATGACAGGGACCCTGTTCAGCCACCGGAGCTCCAGATGGTGACCCCTGTGGCTGAGGGGGACACAGGGGTCCCCCGGGCCTGGGCATCCCCTGATCGGGGCCCTGTGCCCAGCACCAGTGGAGTTTCTTCTGAGATGCTGGCCAGCGGGCCCATTGAAGTTGGCTCCTTGCCTGCTGGTGAGAGGGTGTCCCGGCCTGAAG CTGCTGTGCCCGGGTACCAACACCCAAGTGAAGCCATGAATTCCCACACACCCCAGTTCTTTATCTATAGAATTGATGCATCCAACCGAGAGCAGCGGCTAGAGGACAAAG GAGACACCCCACTAGAGCTGGGTGATGACTGCAGCCTGGCTCTAGTCTGGCGGAACAATGAGCGCCTGCAGGAGTTTGTGTTGGTAGCCTCCAAGGAGCTGGAATGTGCTGAGGATCCAGGCTCTGCTGGTGAGGCTGCCCGTGCTGGCCACTTCACTCTGGACCAGTGTCTGAACCTCTTTACGCGGCCTGAGGTGCTGGCACCTGAGGAGGCTTG GTACTGCCCGCAGTGCAAACAACACCGCGAGGCCTCCAAGCAGCTGTTGTTGTGGCGCCTGCCGAATGTGCTCATCGTGCAGCTCAAGCGCTTCTCCTTTCGCAGTTTCATCTGGCGTGACAAGATCAATGACTTGGTGGAGTTCCCTGTTCG GAACCTGGACCTGAGCAAGTTCTGTATCGGTCAGAAAGAGGAGCAGCTGCCCAGCTATGACCTGTACGCTGTCATCAACCACTATGGAGGCATGATCGGTGGCCACTACACTGCCTGTGCACGCCTGCCCAATGATCGCAGCAGCCAGCGCAGCGACGTGG GCTGGCGCTTGTTTGATGACAGCACGGTGACAACGGTAGACGAGAGCCAGGTCGTGACGCGTTATGCCTATGTACTCTTCTACCGCCGGCGGAACTCTCCTGTGGAGAGGCCCCCCCGGGCAGGTCACTCTGAACACCACCCAGACCTAGGCCCTGCAGCTGAGTCTGCTGCCAGCCAG GGACTAGGCCCTGGCCAGGCCCCTGACGTGGCCCCCACGCGGACAGCCCCTGAACGCTTCGCCCCCCCTGTGGACCGCCCAGCCCCCACCTACAGCAACATGGAGGAGGTCGATTAG